The proteins below come from a single Lepeophtheirus salmonis chromosome 4, UVic_Lsal_1.4, whole genome shotgun sequence genomic window:
- the LOC139905084 gene encoding zinc finger MYM-type protein 1-like — protein sequence MTLKNQSATHWSLRYDAVHAVSLGMVRIMKTLIIMRKDKDTLSSSTATSLLNSIFSHKFVFGIELLMTLLRHTSSLSDELQGRKVDLTKVRKHVNLVIRTLEDLKNEKIFESIWKLAELKSSEMRSVFDQEDSIDLEFKEAKIPRRIKWKGTTESYFRETHFDVAINKIVLELDSRFATDDTNITLDLIAIVNGSEVETCVIERVAKHYRLELEQLQSDHAIFQQFKADIDTEDMVLSQIAAELISSGVFRLMPELYKVIVILASMPISSCEAEQSFSCLRRLKNHMRTTMDQERLSSLTLLNMDRMMVDKVLHEDMDSLIDTFASRKERKNFFF from the exons atgaccctgaagaaccagtctgctacccactggagtctccgctacgatgctgtacacgctgtatctctagggatggtcagaatcatgaagaccctcataataatgagaaaagataaagatacattgtcgagttcaacagcaacttctctgctcaacagcatctttagtcacaaatttgttttcggcattgaactgttgatgacactcctcagacacacatctagcttgtcagatgaacttcaaggcagaaaggttgacctaacaaaggtccggaaacacgtcaacctagtgattaggactcttgaagatcttaagaatgagaaaatctttgaatcaatctggaaacttgctgagttgaagtcgtctgagatgagatcagtatttgaccaggaggactcaattgatttggaattcaaggaggcgaagattccaaggagaataaagtggaaaggaacaactgaatcctacttccgtgaaacacatttcgatgttgcaatcaataagattgtattagagcttgacagcagatttgccaccgacgatacaaacatcacactggatctcattgcaatcgtcaatggcAGTGAAGtagagacctgtgtcattgagcgtgtcgccaagcactacagacttgaactcgagcagctccagtcagaccatgcaatcttccagcaattcaag gcagatattgacacagaagacatggttttgtcacaaattgctgcggagttaataagctcgggagtgttccgcctgatgccggagctatacaaggtgatcgttatcctggcctcaatgcccatcagcagctgtgaggcggagcagtcattctcctgtctcagaaggctcaagaaccacatgaggaccaccatggaccaggagaggctctcctccctcaccctcttgaacatggacaggatgatggtggacaaggtgctccatgaagacatggacagtttgattgacacctttgcgtcaaggaaagagaggaaaaacttcttcttctaa